A segment of the Streptomyces sp. NBC_00376 genome:
AAAGATTTGCAGGCGATGAAGCCTGCATGCCTTAGATTCTACACGTAGACTCGCGGTACTGCTGAACAATGGAAGGTTTCAGTCATATGGACGCGGTGGACAGGCAGCTCATCCAGGCCCTCAGGGAGAACGGCAGGGCCTCGTACGCCGAGCTGGGGCGGCTCGTCGGGCTCTCCGGGCCCAGCGTCACCGACCGCATCAACCGGCTGGAAAGCGCCGGTGTCATCACCGGCTACCGCGCCACCGTCGACGCCGCGTCCCTGGGGCTCGGGGTCACGGCCCTGATCGGCATCTCGCTCTCCGACGCGGCCGATCACGAGGACGTGGCGCGTCGGCTGAAGGACCTCGCGGAGATCGAGGACGCCTGGTTCATCGCGGGCGACGACTCGTACATGCTCAAGGTGCGCGTCGGTGACGTGGACGGGCTGGAGAAGACCATCCGCCGGCTCAGCGGTACGCGGGGCGTCTCGCGCACCCGGACCACGATCGTGCTCTCCACCAAGTGGGAGAACCGGGTCGGGGAACTTCCCGAGGAGTCGTAGGCGTAACGTGGTGGAGCCCCCGGGAGACCGGGGGTTGCGCCCGGTATCAACGGTCACCGGGAAACGCACAGCACATGGACGACTGGGAGGCAGCCGCAATGGATGTCGGGCTCAAGCGCGAGCTGGAGGAGAAGGTCCGCGCAGGAGAGCGGCTGACCCGTGAGGACGGCATCGCCCTCTACGAGTCGGACGACCTGGCCTGGCTCGGCGGCCTGGCGCACGAGGTGCGGACGCGCAAGAACGGCGACGTCGTGCACTTCAACGTCAACCGGCACCTCAACATGACCAATGTGTGCACCGCGTCGTGCGCCTACTGCTCGTTCCAGCGCAAGCCGGGCGAGAAGGACGCGTACACCATGCGCATCGAGGAGGCCGTCCGCCTCGCGAAGGCGATGGAGGGCGAGAACCTCACCGAGCTGCACATCGTCAACGGCCTGCACCCCACGCTGCCGTGGCGCTACTACCCGCGCTCGCTCTCCG
Coding sequences within it:
- a CDS encoding Lrp/AsnC family transcriptional regulator, whose product is MDAVDRQLIQALRENGRASYAELGRLVGLSGPSVTDRINRLESAGVITGYRATVDAASLGLGVTALIGISLSDAADHEDVARRLKDLAEIEDAWFIAGDDSYMLKVRVGDVDGLEKTIRRLSGTRGVSRTRTTIVLSTKWENRVGELPEES